In Bradyrhizobium sp. 1(2017), one DNA window encodes the following:
- a CDS encoding GIY-YIG nuclease family protein, with amino-acid sequence MTYWVYILASKPGGTIYVGVTNNLIRRVYEHREGLADGFTKRYGVKTLVYFEAHDTIAAALQREKNMKHWSREWKIDLIVKSNPAWRDLYDEIVR; translated from the coding sequence ATGACCTATTGGGTGTACATCCTCGCCAGCAAGCCCGGTGGAACCATCTATGTCGGCGTCACCAACAATCTAATCAGACGCGTCTACGAGCATCGCGAAGGTCTGGCGGACGGTTTCACCAAACGCTACGGCGTGAAGACCCTCGTCTATTTCGAGGCGCATGACACGATCGCCGCGGCCCTTCAGCGCGAGAAGAACATGAAGCACTGGTCACGCGAGTGGAAGATCGACCTGATTGTGAAGAGCAATCCCGCGTGGCGGGACCTATATGATGAAATTGTCCGCTGA